A single region of the Roseimicrobium gellanilyticum genome encodes:
- a CDS encoding VWA domain-containing protein → MWFLNGILLAGAAAFLIPLIIHLLNKRRVVTVAWGAMHLLHEALRQKKRNVKVEQLLLLIARISIPILLALFLARPVFTLLRQLPGLNKNSLVVVLDNSYSMRAPGEGGSARDQARNHLRRIFSELPGGSDVSIILAGSPPRLLMAQPSTAMDVVTEAMDSEPSLSGPVKISEAFQLAQAELKRMGNAGREVLFISDFQQADWRNVVEGGTVPALDALAKNEPKPLLTFLRVPSELQENLSIAAVDPSAFVVAREQAIALRTRIQNHGTRAYQDIAVHLEADGVRLRTTRVSIAPNAETVMTLTHAFETAGDHSLTVRLEGDSFPEDNAFSLVIPVREQVNTLIVHGENKSGTSLEGDADFLQIALTPHQSAEVSLKDVIRSGLVDYRQLRDKATEGAEVVILANVSKLNDRQYKDLEEFVKRGGGLLIFAGPDMDLRWYDKEFYRDGKGLMPCAMSGFGHVDEGQSPARILSQRFTHPATTYFNDARGLRLQDAAFNHWVRFDKIQGDARVLLSLDRGDALLVEKPYGKGRVLAVSSTANARWNNLPLQPVFVPLMQRLVTYLATQNAAPQFQMCGTLLRAPLDVTREKSEYVLTDPFNKLHDLVAKKDETGAVYVDYAATYAPGLYELRPKVPNANEPTRRFAFNLDPAESNLTATPSEKSREVASRFDAGYAESYDEYARLDRSRRHGTELWQPILVLLLIFLFGEVFLQQRIGKA, encoded by the coding sequence ATGTGGTTTCTTAACGGCATCCTCCTGGCGGGCGCGGCAGCGTTTCTCATCCCGCTCATCATCCATCTGCTGAACAAGCGGCGGGTGGTGACCGTGGCGTGGGGCGCCATGCATCTGCTGCATGAAGCGCTGCGGCAAAAGAAGCGCAACGTGAAGGTGGAGCAGCTTCTTCTCCTCATCGCGCGCATCAGCATTCCCATCCTGCTCGCACTGTTCCTTGCCCGTCCCGTCTTCACCTTGCTGCGACAACTCCCCGGACTGAACAAGAACTCGCTCGTGGTGGTGCTGGACAACAGCTACTCCATGCGCGCCCCCGGGGAAGGTGGCAGTGCGCGCGATCAGGCACGCAATCACCTGCGCCGCATCTTCAGCGAACTGCCCGGCGGCTCGGATGTGAGCATCATCCTTGCAGGCAGTCCTCCACGACTGCTCATGGCGCAGCCGAGCACGGCCATGGATGTGGTGACAGAAGCCATGGACAGCGAGCCCAGCCTCTCTGGTCCGGTGAAGATCAGCGAGGCCTTCCAACTCGCGCAGGCAGAACTGAAACGCATGGGAAATGCGGGACGCGAAGTGCTCTTCATCTCCGACTTCCAGCAAGCCGACTGGCGCAATGTGGTGGAGGGCGGGACCGTCCCCGCACTCGATGCGCTGGCGAAGAACGAGCCAAAGCCGCTGCTCACCTTCCTGCGCGTGCCCAGTGAGTTGCAGGAGAATCTCTCCATCGCCGCAGTGGATCCTTCCGCGTTCGTGGTCGCGCGGGAGCAGGCCATCGCGCTGCGCACACGCATTCAGAATCATGGCACGCGCGCGTATCAGGACATCGCGGTGCATCTGGAGGCGGATGGCGTGCGCCTGCGCACCACACGTGTGTCAATTGCACCGAACGCGGAAACTGTGATGACACTCACCCATGCGTTCGAGACGGCGGGCGACCACTCCCTCACGGTGCGACTGGAGGGCGACTCTTTCCCTGAAGACAATGCTTTCTCCCTGGTCATCCCGGTGCGCGAGCAGGTGAACACGCTGATCGTCCACGGGGAAAACAAGAGTGGCACCTCGCTGGAGGGTGATGCGGATTTCCTGCAAATCGCGCTCACTCCGCACCAAAGCGCGGAGGTTTCCCTGAAGGACGTGATTCGCTCGGGACTCGTGGACTATCGCCAGCTACGGGACAAGGCCACCGAGGGTGCAGAGGTCGTGATCCTCGCGAACGTTTCAAAACTCAACGACAGGCAGTACAAGGACCTGGAGGAGTTTGTGAAGCGCGGCGGCGGCCTGCTCATCTTCGCCGGGCCTGACATGGATCTGCGCTGGTATGACAAGGAATTCTACCGCGATGGCAAGGGTCTGATGCCCTGTGCGATGTCCGGCTTCGGCCATGTGGATGAAGGGCAGTCTCCGGCGCGCATATTGAGCCAGCGCTTCACCCACCCTGCCACGACCTATTTCAACGACGCACGTGGTCTGCGCCTGCAGGATGCGGCTTTCAACCACTGGGTGCGCTTCGACAAGATCCAAGGTGACGCGCGTGTGCTGCTGAGCCTGGACCGCGGTGATGCCCTCCTGGTGGAGAAGCCCTATGGCAAGGGACGCGTGCTCGCGGTTTCTTCCACCGCGAATGCACGCTGGAACAATCTGCCACTGCAGCCTGTATTCGTACCGCTGATGCAGCGCCTGGTAACCTACCTCGCCACGCAGAACGCCGCGCCTCAGTTCCAGATGTGCGGCACCTTGCTGCGCGCGCCACTGGATGTGACCAGGGAGAAGTCCGAGTACGTGCTGACGGACCCCTTCAACAAGCTGCACGATCTCGTGGCAAAGAAGGACGAAACCGGTGCGGTGTATGTGGACTATGCCGCCACCTATGCACCCGGCCTGTATGAGCTGCGTCCCAAAGTGCCAAATGCCAACGAGCCTACACGCCGCTTTGCCTTCAATCTCGACCCCGCTGAATCCAATCTGACAGCCACACCCAGCGAGAAGTCCCGCGAAGTCGCCAGCCGCTTCGATGCCGGCTACGCCGAGAGCTACGACGAGTACGCCCGCCTCGACCGCTCCCGCCGCCACGGCACCGAACTGTGGCAGCCGATTCTCGTGCTGTTGCTCATCTTCCTCTTCGGGGAGGTGTTCCTTCAGCAGAGGATTGGGAAGGCGTGA
- a CDS encoding class I SAM-dependent DNA methyltransferase: MHAGTAELYDAVYTRMKDYRGEAEKVRTWIEKLRPGAQSILDVACGTGEHAKYLCASYQVDGVDLNGDYLTAAHRKNPQGRHEVADMTCFDLQKKYDVVLCLFSAIGYAMTLEKLNSAIQCMADHLAPQGALIVEPWLTPERWKAGRPHLVSFEEENFKICRMNTTEVRGDRISFMQFHFLVGRPAEVIHFTEDHELALFTQAEMLGAFRHAGLEPEYDEKGIFGRGLYFARKASA; encoded by the coding sequence ATGCACGCTGGAACCGCTGAGCTTTATGACGCCGTATACACCCGGATGAAGGATTACCGGGGAGAGGCGGAGAAGGTGCGAACCTGGATCGAGAAGCTGAGGCCGGGCGCGCAGAGCATTCTGGATGTGGCCTGCGGCACGGGGGAACATGCAAAGTACCTCTGCGCGAGCTACCAGGTGGATGGGGTCGACTTGAATGGGGACTACCTCACCGCCGCGCACCGGAAGAATCCCCAAGGGCGGCATGAGGTGGCTGACATGACCTGCTTCGACCTGCAGAAGAAATACGACGTGGTGCTTTGTCTGTTCAGCGCGATTGGCTACGCCATGACTTTGGAGAAGCTGAACTCGGCAATCCAATGCATGGCCGATCATCTGGCTCCGCAGGGAGCACTGATCGTGGAACCATGGCTCACGCCTGAACGCTGGAAGGCAGGGCGCCCGCACCTGGTTTCATTTGAGGAAGAGAACTTCAAGATATGCCGGATGAACACCACGGAAGTCCGTGGGGATCGGATCTCATTCATGCAATTCCACTTCCTGGTCGGGCGTCCGGCGGAAGTCATCCATTTCACGGAGGACCATGAGCTGGCGCTTTTCACCCAAGCGGAGATGCTGGGCGCGTTTCGGCATGCTGGACTGGAGCCCGAGTATGATGAAAAGGGAATTTTCGGAAGGGGCCTTTATTTTGCGAGGAAGGCCAGCGCTTGA
- a CDS encoding transposase: protein MAQSLSKVLLHVVYSTKDRAPWLSDPVVRKDLYAYMASIMNAMDCPALLINGVADHVHTLCQLSRKVAICDLLEEIKKQPSKWLKTQGTSYQGFHWQAGYGVFSVSESKGEDVKAYIQNQEEHHRKVSFQDEFRRLCEKHAVPLDERYAWD from the coding sequence ATGGCCCAGTCACTCTCCAAAGTCCTGCTGCATGTCGTATACAGCACGAAGGATCGCGCTCCGTGGCTGAGTGACCCTGTGGTGCGAAAAGACCTGTACGCTTACATGGCGAGCATCATGAATGCGATGGATTGTCCTGCTCTGCTCATCAATGGCGTCGCGGACCACGTCCATACCCTGTGTCAGCTCTCCCGCAAAGTTGCCATCTGCGACCTATTGGAAGAAATCAAAAAACAGCCGTCAAAATGGCTGAAAACACAGGGCACATCATACCAAGGCTTCCACTGGCAAGCTGGCTATGGTGTCTTCTCCGTGAGCGAATCCAAGGGGGAGGATGTGAAGGCGTATATCCAAAATCAGGAGGAACACCATCGAAAGGTGTCATTTCAAGACGAGTTTCGCCGATTGTGTGAAAAGCACGCCGTTCCGTTGGATGAACGATATGCATGGGATTGA